From the genome of Triticum aestivum cultivar Chinese Spring chromosome 1A, IWGSC CS RefSeq v2.1, whole genome shotgun sequence:
CAAAGGAACACTTATTTTAGCCACGATTAATCATTATCGCCCTAGCACGAACGCCACTGATCAATCTAGCAAATCCAGGAGCATAGCTATAGGACCAGGGCATCCACATGTAAACTAGAGCATCAAATGAGCTCCTATGATAGCAACTAAACATGAAAAGCAGCCTGCAAACCCTAAGATAGCATGGATCCACAACTACAGAGCTCAGGTAGGAACCGATGCATGAGTAGGGCATAGAGCATCAACCAGACGAGCACCACATCAATATTGCCATGACCATGTCCCATACAGTAGCCGAAGCAGAGGAGCAGAAGGAAGATGGAGCTCACCGAGGGAGGTTATAGCCAAGGCAATACTCAGTGCGCGCCGGGGTTGCGCCTGAATGCCGTCCAACCGGCGAGGAACCGCGTCGGAGTTGCGCCTTGCACCGTCCCGCCGACGAGCACGAACGCATCAAACAACCAAGTGACTCTGTGCACGGAATACATGTCAAACAATATAAACAATCAGATATGCCATCACAACAGGCGAATAAACATCTAGTAAAACAGAACAATGTAAGATCCACACTCACCTAAGATGAACCGGGGCATGCCTATATGTGCTCCATTCAAATGCTTAACGCTACACAGATCAGATGGAAAGGAACAAATCAGGTAGAAATCAACTCACCCACATCACCAATAAAACAAACAAAAGATATTTTCCCCCGATAACACGAACCTGCAGCCACAGCGCAAAAAGCCTCCTGGAAGTTGAATTTGGCATCGACCTGGACTGCGAGCTATGAGAAGGGCTGCTCGGAGATCACGTCTCCTCAACGACATATGCCATCTTAGGGAGTCTAAACACCTCTCTCCAGGTCATAGCTGACACCACTACAAACAAAAGGGAAAGGTTTCGATGAGTACAAGTAAAGGAAGAAAAGGCCAACAACAATTAAGTAAGTGAATAGTTGCCATACTTTGAGGATACTCTTATCAGAAAAAATGAAGCTAAATATGTAAATAAAAGTTTCAGACCTATCCTCTGTGCAATTATCAGAGTTGTTATTTTTAGTAAGCACAGTATCATTGGTCTCAAATTTGCATATCTGCTTTTGCAGCTGTATCGACCATAAAACAACGATCCAAAAATTTACCATTAAAGACATTCCACATCACACGTCCATAAATCATGAATCGCACAAAAGAACGAAAAAGACGGGAGGGAGGTGGTATACCTGAATTGGAAAGGTTTCCGGCAAGGAAGTACAACTCTGTACAACGACAGCTACACCATTGGGATAGCCGTGCTGCACACAAAACAGGCTCATGTCACAGAATTGAGCGCCatggagaggagaggtggccagtaGTACGACAATGAGAGAACACCTACAACAATCGGCGAGTGAGCATAGGCCTAAAATTCATCTAGTTGCATTCTGCAAGACCTAGGTTGTTATTTGAAACTCATAAAGTGATAGGCCTGACAAATAGATGATCTATGAAGAGCAAGAGCGTGTAGAAAGCATCTGATCTATACATATAGGAAAAAGCACCTACAAACCGGCGCCATGTCAAATTTTAAACTTGTTCAGAATAAGAATTCATGTGCCTAACAAAAAGATGCCATCCCATAGCAAAGCTTTTCTCTTCTCCTCTCTGTTACCTTTAGTAGTTGCATTAGCTTCTCATATAATTATTTCTACTATATGAAGAGAAGCACTATTTTAATAGATATGTTTGACAGAATTGGCAATAATTCTTTCAACTCAAGACATAAAATAGACAAGCCTTCCAGTATGGGGACTGGTATTTCCTAGCTGCAAGTATTTAGAACCATTGACAGAACTGCTAGTCTATTTAGTCACAGAAATCAGCACATATGTAAACAACATATCTAGATTTAGGAACACTACAAACACACGATGCATAGACCGATAATATCTAACAATCTGTAAATCATACTTGCTATGGTGTTATCTTTAAGAGATGCATGTGATCTGATTGAGAAAAACACCTTGTGTGGCCATTCTGCTTGTGTGACCACCCATGCTCCTCACTAATGCAAACATCAATTAAACCATAATTGCAATTCAATATTTGGAAACTCAGATCATCACACCCTTGCCTCGGTTATTGTTGAATCATAGGAGCACAGTAcaaagaaacaataaataaaacaagcaaaggaaCAAAATAACCAACATTCCATGCACAAAGGTGAAAGGACCAACAATCATAGCCCTACAAAGATCCAGACAAGGAACAAAAGGCATATATCTAGGCTCCACTAAAAACAAGTAGTGAAGGAAGGAAACGACAAACATCCAATGCACAAAGACAAAAATACTTTTGGCCTTTAACAGAAAGGACATGATCTACAAGCAGAACAGAGCGAGGCAAAAAATGCATACTGCCATATAATCCTACACCTAGGTCTGGAAAGAATAGGAGGGGAAAGGAGGAGAAGAGGGGTTGACCCACAGATCCGTGAACGAAGATGGACGAGGCTGCTAATAGATGATGTGCACGCACAAATCGAAGGAGTCACTGACCAGGGGATTGACCAGAAGGCCATGAACCGTGGACCAATCTGGatgaaaaaaagatgaaaaaaataaAGATTAGCAGCAGCCAATAACCAAAGCGGAACAGAATAGTGACATACCTACGGATCGACGAGTGCAACAGAGGTGGAGCACCATGGTGCGGTGTGCTTGCGGCCCGAGCTATGGCGCAGCCGCGGCACCGAGTGGCTGTGGCAGCCTGTGCTCGGAAAGCAGAGCAACAGACGAGGACCGAGGAGGAGGGGCACCCCTGGCACGAGCAAGGGACCGCGCTGCTCGGATCGAGCACTGGCGCATCTCTACAGCTCGAGGCCGGCGACAGGAAGTGCGAGAGGAGATGGGGCGGCGATGGCATGAGAGAGGCAGCAGGGAAACGAGCGCAGGAGAGGAGGGGCTAGGAGATCGAGCACGGGATCGAGTGGACGGCAGGAATCCACCGCCGCCACggacgccatcgccggcgccgctgATCCGTCGCCGGCGCCGCTGATCCGCCGCCCTCCCCCGTggccgctgccgccgtcgccgtGGTTGGTGGGAGCCGCTTAGGCGTGCGGGGCCACGCGGTGGCGTGTTGGGAAAGGAAGAACGCGAGCGCGggagtcgccgtcgccgtcgccggatgaggagcgagcgagggaggagggaggcggctgcgtgggagggagggagggaggcggctgCAGGAGCAAGCAAGGGAGGAGGCGGCTAGGTCTCCGCCAGAGCGCCCCCCTTTTATACCCCCCCTAGGcgaaatgaccgaaatgccccgGTGGGGGCACGATATTTACATTTTGTTGCCATTACTATTCATTTCAGCAGTGTCAATCCCAGATCCAACGGCCCAGACTTCTCCAGATCTCGATCGGACGGACGAGAACACATCAAGAGAAACGATCCAACGGCCGAGAATCACTGAACTCTGTGAAGCCTTGTAGGAACATCCTTCTTTTATCTCTTgatttaggcctcctttggtttgtaggaatttcatagaaattctataggataggatttgcaaaggaaaaattcctttgaagcactttggtttgtaggaatgaattTCTATTCCCTTGTAGGATAGGAATAAATCCTTCACATTTTGGTTGAAAAAAAACATTAACCTAGActtaatggaaaaattcctatcctatgcatcaaatggcatctctttctctataggaattaagatgcatgtcatctcacttcctatgatttttctaTTCATATAAAATTCCTAGTAAACACATGGAAACTCGGCAGTGCTACCATGCCTTTTCCAATTCCAAACGAACAAGAAAAATATCTACGAAGCTCACCTTTCTCCTGTGTGATGATGGACGCCGGGTCAGAGGCGCGATGCCCGTTTGACTCACCAGCGCAGCGCTCGTCGggactcccccacccccacccccagccACGCCTCCTCGCCCCCACATCCACCACGCTGACCAACCGGGCCCACCTATAAGCGGACCCCACCAGCCAGTACGTCAGGTCACCCATCTCGGTAGGCGACGAGACGAGAAGAGACCGCTCCTCTCTCCTCGAGACCAGGGATGGAACGGACGGCCCGGCGCGGCGGGGCACCGACGGGTGGGCCCGCGACGCCGCACGCCCCGGAAGGGACACGCGCGGGGCCACAGGCGCAGCGGGCGCAGGAGATCCGCCCCCATCGGAGCGAGCGAAAGGGGAGCGAGCGTGGAGTGGGATGGCAGACCCGAGAGAAGAGAAGACGCTCGGCTCGGCGCACGCAGTCACACACTAGCAGTAGCAGACAGGGGCAGTGGAAAGAGAGGAGTGAGAAGCAGAAGAACAAGAACAGCAAGGAAGGCCCGGAGGAGAGAGATAGAGGGTGAAAGGAAGAAGAGGTAAGAGATTTTTCCTCCCTGCCCTGCTGCAATGGCGTGCCTTCGATCCGCTCTCCCAGAAACCACTGCATGTTCTTGGATATAGCATCTGTTTGTTCCgtgaggaaagaggggggagaagaagaagaagaagaagaagaagagatttGTTTCTCTTGATGATTCGGTGAATGTAGGAGTAAGATGGGGGGAGAGAGGCCGAGGGACCGTTTCCTCCATGGTTTGTCGAGCAGGAGCAGCTATTAGTGCCCAAGTTCAAGAAAAGCTCCTGCTTTTTTCACCATCCCTACTTTGCAGCTTGTTTACATTTTATTAGATGCTTTGATATCTTTCATGTGTTCTTCTTTGGAGCAAGTTCTTCTCCTTTCTGAATCTCTTGAGCCCCAACCTTTCCTTGTTCTTGCTGGGTAGTACAAACCCACGAATAAATGGCCCTCCcagtactgttactccttgtgtaCAATGTACAACATCCGTGCCCTAATCCGCTATTAATCCACTGCGAGTTTCTACCACTACTACAAATCCGCACAGTGCTTCAATGCCAATCATCCTTTTCAGCAAATGCTTATCCTCCTACCCCCTCCTGCACCTGTTCTTCCCCATCAATGCATTCCTCCACTCCACTCAACCTGCAGCAGCAGGATCTACTACTAGCCTACGCCCATTGGGGACAGATTCATAATAATAACGGCCTCATTACCACCATTCTCTGTAACTGTGCAAGTTACCGCAGCCTCTCCCCCTCTGAAATTTTTCACCACCATTTCTTTACTCCCTTCCATgaaaggcaggcaggcaggcaggctggCTCACATTATTGTTCCCCACCCTGGaaagcaggaaaggatgcccattCCAGCCCTTGGGTGCTCACTGTGCCGGTTGCATGAATCAAGGGTGGTTTGCCATGTCTGCAATATTTTAGGTTTTGTAGTGGGAGTAGGTTTGCGGCTGTTTGCTGGATTCCTTCAACCTGACGGCTCCTTGGATTGGGCCAACCTCAGTCCTTGTGTGCAGTGCAGCCTGGTGCACTGTTTGTTACCTCTGCCTGAGGCTATAGGGCGTGTGAGGCTGCACATTTTTAATTTAGATGTAAAGAGGAATGAATAGCACCACTTCTTCTTCAGCTTTCATGAACTGTAACTATGTCAGGTTAATTAGTCCCTATGTCATTTTTCTTGGCATTTTAACTTTGATGTGGGTTTTTGAACTTTGCACTGCTAGTAATCTGCATCCTGTGATTTCTTATGACCTTACACTGTAGTTACTTCAAGCTAATTAGCAATCATGTGTTTACTTTCTGTAGTGATTCTTGCAGAAGTTGAGTGAGTGCGCAAGGATCTGGTGAGGGATCTCATCATGCAGAACTCAAAAACCAGGTAGCTTCCATGTgtttcttccttccttccttccttccttttgTGCATGTGTTTGTTTGCCAAGCGCATCTGTAGTCCTTTCTACACACGCATGTGCGTCTCTGAGCCAGTGTCCACCACCTCGGTGGACAGCAGTACCCAAATGATGGCAATATCGTTTGTAGTATTAAATGTGTGTAATGTACTGGGACCAGTGCAGGTCAAAATAGCCATTTACTTCTGCATAGTGAAATACTAATATTTACAGATCTTGTGTTGACTAGGCCTTTTCTTTCTTTATCTTTTTCAAGCCACTAAGATGGTTGTACGATTTGTAGTATCTTATCTCTGTCAAGCCAATAAGATAGTTGTATGATAGTAGCATATTAACAGCACTGTAGAAATAGACCTTTTTTCTATTGCAAGTGAATGTTGTCAATTTGGTTTGAAATAAATAACCAAACTGGAACGCAAAGCTGCTGAGCATATATACTAGCAATTAATATTATGCTCTGTTCATCTTTCTTGTACAGATACTAGCATTAGATATGTACTTTATACTAAGTTTTTTTTTGTCGTTCTGTGTTCAGTAGGAATGGCTCTTCAGATGCTCCGCAGAGGACGTCTCCAGCAACTCCGCGGTCGTCTCGTGTGGCTAAAACTGGAGGGAATGAAACTGACTCCGCAGGGATCACACCGACAAGAACACCTACAGAGAGGAGCCCAAAGGTCATTGAGCGCCGTTCACCACGGAGCCCAGTTACGGAGGTAGAAAGTTACTTGTTTGGCAGTCGTTGCGTTGCTGATTGCCCTCAGTGGATTTAAATTTGCTGCTTTCTGTTCAGTTCAAAAACAGTCGACATTCCAAAGTACCCCTTTCAATGTATTTTACAAGAACTGAACTTCCATTTCTCAAAAAGCCATGTACATTCCAACACACCCTCAAGTAGCTATCCTGGAAGTAGTATGATGATAGGCTTTAGCATCTATAATCAGTTCAGCACTGGAAAACGCAGAATCTTTTGCAGCAAGTTTCATTTATATTGCTTAATTAATACCTCTGCATTCATTTTTCAGAAGAAGCGCCCAAGTAGGCTAACTGAGCTGGAGTCTAAGGTCAACCAGCTCCAAGATGAGCTGAAGAAGACCAAGGAACAGCTGAGCGCATCAGAGGCACGAAGGCGCCAAGCACAGCAGGAGGCCGATGAAGCAAAGAAGCAGGGGCAGGATGCATCGTCGAAGCTGGAGGAGTCGCAGTGCCAGCTTGTCGAGCTCTCAGCAGCAGAGGAATCCCGTCTCCAGGAGCTGCGCAAGATCCAGCAGGAGCGTGACCGCACCTGGCAGGCCGAGCTTGAGGCATTGCAGAAACAGCAGTCGGTGGATGCCGCTGCACTCAGCTCGGCCTTGTCTGAGATCCAGAGGCTGAAGTTGCAGCTGGAGGCGACGGTGCAATCCGATACAGCCCGTGCCAAGCAATGTGAGCATGCGGACTCTGAGCTCGAGGGGCTGAAGCAGGAGATGGAGCTCAGGCTTGCAACGATTGAAGCCCTGAAAGTAAATGTCAGTGAAAGTGACAAGGCTGCAGCTGATGCGAATGCCATGGCAACTGAGGCCAAGCTGCAGCTTGAGACCGCAAAGGCCACCATTGACACACTCCTAGCTGAGGGTGTCCGGTTGCAGGAATGCCTGAGGTCAAAGGACATAGAACTCAGTGAGTCTAAAGCTCGGGTAGCATCGCTTGAGGAAGATCTGAAGAAAGCGCAGGCTGCAGGTAATGAAATTCTGAATGAGGCACAGGCAGGCAATGCCAATGGTGGCTTTGGCAGTCCATTGACTGAAGTTCTGAAAAAGAGCGTGCATCCCACCAGTGACGTCAATGGAAGCTGTGGAAGTCCTGACCCAGAGATTGAGCACTTGCGGATGGCGCTTGAGGTGGCTGAGATGAGGTACCAGGAGGAGCAAACTCGGATGACCTTCGAGACAAAGACCGTCTATGAGATGCTGGAGAATGTGAAGTCCGAGTGCACACGCCAAGTCTGTGATATTGAGCTCAAGCTGAAGAGCAAGAACGACGAGCTCATGTCAGCGCAGGCAGCACTGACAGCCAAGGCGCAGGAGGACCTTCACAGGTCAGACGGGCTGAGTGAAATGCAGCCGGAGCTGGAGGCGAAGCTGATGAAGTCGAGCACAGACATCGCGGAGCTCAAGGCGAACATGATGGACAAGGAGAACGCGCTGCAGAGCCTGGCGGAGGAGAACGAGACCCTCAAGTCGGAGGCGGGCAGGAAGGAGGCCGACGTGCAGCagcggtacgaggcggcggtggcggagctggaGCTGGCCAAGGCGGCGGAGCAGGACGTGCGGATGCGGCTCGGGTACGTGACGGAGGAGGCCGACAAGAGCAGCCGGCGCGCCGCCCGGGCCTCGGAGCAGCTGGACGCCGCGCAGGCGGCGAGCgcggaggccgacgcggagctgcgCCGGCTGCGCGTGCAGTCCGACCAGTGGCGCAAGGCCGCGGAGGCCGCTGCCGCCGCGCTCGCGGGCGGTGGTGGCAACAATGGCGGCCGGATGGTGGAGAGGACCGGGTCGCTGGACACGGAGTACAACGGGTCCATCGGCGGGAAGCTGATGGGGTCGCCGTTCTCGGACGATGAGTCCCCGAAGCGGCGCAACAGCGGCGTGCTGCGGAGGATGAGCGGGCTGTGGAAGAAGGGCCCCAAGTGAAGAAGCCCATGAGACCGTTCAACCGAGGTGAGGTAAGAGTAGCAGCAAGATGAGAACCAGGTTCAGCCAGAGCTGGTCAGTGATCAGAGTAGTGGTCTAGTAGAGGTTGCTGATGATGAGTGGTAGAAATCTGTAGCTGAGCTTCTAGGGTTACTAGGATGATGGATGGAATGGAATGGCATGGTAGATGGATATCTGTCCCTTCTTGTTTGCAGTTAGTTGATAGAGAGAGAACCTTCTGTGGATTGTGGTGTCATCAGATCCTGGAGCAGCCGCTTTTGTTTGGCTGCCTGCATGCCTATGTTTGTTACTGTATGTTGAAAGAGACCACCTTGATGTTTCATTAtcctgtactccctccgtccggaaatacttgtcattcaaatagatgtatctagatgtattttagttttagatacatccattttcatccattttgatgacaagtaattccggacggagggagtacttgccatCTGAATGATTCCAGTTATGGCCTTCTATTTTATGCATAAATATCCATCTCGAGCCTGCAAAGATGCGAACTGCAAAATAAAGTCAGGTAGTCGCAGTAAGTAGCCCTTAAAACAGTCTCTAGTTTGAAAGTTCAGTGCTACGCAGAAGTCATGTGACGGAGGGGGTGTGAATGTTAGAGCTCGCTGCTATCATCTGATGCCAAAACTAACAGTCATGGATCAACCAATTCTGTCAAATGGCTACACGGTTGCTTCCCTCGAAGTCGGACCGCTCCTTTACCGATGCATTTTGACATCCCACATCACATCTTAGGCAGAACGCTTAGCCTAGTTCATCTTCATGCGCTCGAGCAATGAGCTATCTCGCATTCTCTAAAGGGTGGCTGCTTCTAGGCAAACCTTCTGGCTGGCTTTGCACCCACCACTTTTATCATAAGCGGTGAATTAGGGGCCTTAGCCGGTGACCCGGGTTGTTTCGTGTTTCCCCCTGACAATCGACGATGAAGGTTATCCCTGATCGTCTCGCTGGCCGACCTTGACGCCCCTAAGCATATCATATCATATCAGGTAGAATATGTACTAAATGTAAGACATAATCAGCGTGCATACAAGAATAGCATGCAATACACGCACTGTAATCACCCTTGTAGCCTTGTACACTTGGTTCTGTAGTCGTCTCTAACAAGAAACAAAGATAAGAGGAGAAGAAGCATGAGAGGCCAGAAATATAACAGTGATGGATTCCGATCGCACCGGCGACTTGTTCGGTTCCTCTCCGCTCCTCTAACTCCGCTCCCGGAGCAGACCAGACTTCAGCTCATTTTGACAGAGCTGGCAAAACCGAGCTTCACAACTCCGTGGAGTGGAGAGATTTCGAACAGGGCCTAGATTTTTTGAATGGAACATCTAAATGAATGCTGCGAAACCCGGGCAGATTAGATGAGTACTGTTAAAAGAGAAGGCCACGGCTGCCATGGGCGCCGCCGGCGGCTAGATCACAAATGGATATCGACACTGGCTCTGGCTGCCCTTCAAGTTTTTTCTTTTTGAGACAAGACTGCCCTTCAAGTGACCCAGTCTGGGCTGCCCTGCTCATCAGGAGAGGAGGAAAGTTGTAAGTGCCTTTGAAAACTGAATGTTCAACCCAAATTTCGTATCTTCTGGAGGAGGGTAATGAAAGGGTTCCTACCTGTCAAGGCGGAGCTCGCAAGGAGACACATTGGCGAGGATGTGATCTGTGCGTTGTGTGGACACGAGGACGAGACCTTGTTTCATTCTTTGGTTACCTGCACCCATGCACAAGTGTTCTGGGCAGAGGCTCTCAGGTTTTTTGGCTGTACCCTCCCTACGATGCTACCTATGACTTGGACAAGGGATCTCCTCGACCCCAGCTTCATTGCAAAGGAGGATGCAGCCGTGGTAATCTCGGTGATGTGGGCAATATGGAGCGATCGCAACAAGTATACTCATGGTGAGCGGCAGTACCAGCCGCTTAGGTCTATGGAACTAATTCAGGAGCACCTGAGAGCTCTGAATATACCAGCCAACGACACGGCCGTACAGCGGCGCAAAGAAAGGTGGAAACCCCCGGTAGAAGGTGTGGTGAAGCTAAACGTGGATGCTGCAACTGATGCTATTGGAGGCAGAGCTGGGACGGCGGTAGTCGCAAGAAATCACAAAGGAGAGTTTCTGGTAGGAAGGTATGTCTCTTATGAGGGGCTCACCGATCCATATGTGTGCGAAGCAATGGGATGCAGAGATGCCATGTTGCTAGCCATGGACAGAGGATGGCCTAGAGTGGAGAACATATCAGACTGCAAACCAGTAGTAAATGACTGGAACGCTGGGATACACTGCTCGGTGAGTGGCCCTATCTTCAGAGAGATGTCTTCATATCTCTCGCTTTTTCAGGGGGTAGAGATTCAGCACAATGGAAGAGAAGCCAATGAAGTAGCTCATTTGTTGGCTAGGTATGGTGTTACTGCTGTGAGGAGCAGTATGACTTTTTTTTACTCCCCCTGTTTTCCTAAGTGCAGCTTTGCACTCGGACTGTGTACGGTCTATTAATGAATAAAGTCGCCTAAGGGCCgtatctcaaaaaaaaaaagtctGGGCTGCCCTtaggttttttttttgaggggttgcCCTTAGGTAAACTGCAGCATAGGCCGGCAACTCAGAATAGCCCAGAAGCGCGTATTCAGTTACCCAGCCCAGCAGCCCAGCCCGTGTCCCGCAGCCCAGCCCAGCTCACTACTAAAACCCAACCAAGCACCAccacgccgccccctcctcccccaaCCCCCCGTACAGTCGCCGCAGCAGCAATGGCGGCGGAAGaagcagccgcctccgcctccgccgccgccaccaacttCGAGGTGGACCTGGGCCACCTCCTGGCCTACGACCCTTCgcaccacctcgccgccgccgccgccgcgtcctccagGGCCGAGCTGCGGGAGGAGTGCCTGCGGAAGGCCACGGAGCTGGCGCAGGCCGTCGCCAACGCCCTCTTCTCGCTGCCGGCCACCGAGGGCCGCGACGGCCCCCTCgtccgcctcccgccgcccaccaacCGACTCCCCCGCGAGAAGCATGTGAGCAtactgcatccctctctctctctctcccctcatacCATCTCTGCTCGGTAGTATATGTTGCTCTCGATTTGTTTTAGAGAATGATTATTACTGCCGGCCAGTAGATTGGTGTAGGTTACAGACGCGAGGATGACATATTAGCATGGAACTACGACTGCCACCACCAGCATATATTGCTTCAACTATTGCTTGTATTGATTCTAATTTCTCATTCCTGCTCTGTGCCAATCCTTAAAACGAGATATTAAGCTGAACAGAACTTTTGTTATGATAATATATGCATGTATTTGCAAACTGCAAGATGTTTATAATCTTTACCTCTCCTGTCACCAGTTGCCGAGGCCGAAGCCCCCTACCAAGTGGGAGCAGTTCGCGAAGTCGAAAGGTGAGCCTGTTATTCTTGCTGGCTTGCTGAATGTTTTTATTGCAAGTGTACTTGCTTGGGTTTGATATGGTAGGAACATACCTGCAGGGATTATCAAGCACAAGAAGAACAAGCGTGCATGGGACGAGCAAACTAATTCCTGGAAGCGGACTTACGGCTATGATCGTGTCAATGATGACAGAGATGTTCCCATCATTGAAGCCAAATTGACAGATGGTGAGCAACTTCGTCTTCTGTATCTATGGACGGTGAATTTGTTTTTGTGGCAAGGGTAGTAATCTTTTCTAGCTTTTCCCTGCCGAGTACACATTGCAGTCATCATGAGCTGTGACACAAATGCTTAACAGCATGTATGCCTCTGCGTATCTACGCCGATTTAGTCTGGTGTTCATTTTAAATCTCCAATGCTCTTTGCATTTTGACTAATTGAATCTAATGAGCAGCATTTTGTTTTGTAACAAGAGTAGCAACCGTTTCGAGCTTTACACCGAGTGCTTATTGCAGTAATGTGCCATGACACAAATGCTAACAACCTGCACGCTTCTGCTTTGCACACTGatttagtccatctatcatttttATTTTCCAGTAATCTTTTCATTTATGACTGACTGAATCTCTCGAGTCTAAATTGGCAATGTAATTAGTTCTAAAATGTATATGTGTCATTCTGTTACCCTTTTAACGAAGTATGATTTATTACAGAGCCTGGTGTTGATCCTTTTGCTCAAAGAAGGGAAGAGAAGAAGGGCAGGgtagataaacaagaaaagaacagACTTGGAAATTTGAAGAATGCTGCAAAAGTTGGTGCTCTGCCAAGGTAATCCTttcctactactccctccgttccaaattacttgtcgtggttttagcttaaatttgaactaaaaccacgacgagtaatttgaaacggagggagtagctagtaTCATCTATATATATAGCTCATGCACTAC
Proteins encoded in this window:
- the LOC123188799 gene encoding ribosome biogenesis regulatory protein homolog — translated: MAAEEAAASASAAATNFEVDLGHLLAYDPSHHLAAAAAASSRAELREECLRKATELAQAVANALFSLPATEGRDGPLVRLPPPTNRLPREKHLPRPKPPTKWEQFAKSKGIIKHKKNKRAWDEQTNSWKRTYGYDRVNDDRDVPIIEAKLTDEPGVDPFAQRREEKKGRVDKQEKNRLGNLKNAAKVGALPSHIQLAATSVPITGTKADLPRKAKKEDLENVAGMASAATASGGKFDKKLPGEKPLKKAGKNRKFLPVVQGKGMGNLEKQQNDKILNSLLAKNFEEPLDVSKAITMYKVKKDNKRRKDKQSSSSGSNKLKPQKKIHKKSSKKSA
- the LOC123188774 gene encoding interactor of constitutive active ROPs 2, chloroplastic isoform X1; translation: MQNSKTSRNGSSDAPQRTSPATPRSSRVAKTGGNETDSAGITPTRTPTERSPKVIERRSPRSPVTEKKRPSRLTELESKVNQLQDELKKTKEQLSASEARRRQAQQEADEAKKQGQDASSKLEESQCQLVELSAAEESRLQELRKIQQERDRTWQAELEALQKQQSVDAAALSSALSEIQRLKLQLEATVQSDTARAKQCEHADSELEGLKQEMELRLATIEALKVNVSESDKAAADANAMATEAKLQLETAKATIDTLLAEGVRLQECLRSKDIELSESKARVASLEEDLKKAQAAGNEILNEAQAGNANGGFGSPLTEVLKKSVHPTSDVNGSCGSPDPEIEHLRMALEVAEMRYQEEQTRMTFETKTVYEMLENVKSECTRQVCDIELKLKSKNDELMSAQAALTAKAQEDLHRSDGLSEMQPELEAKLMKSSTDIAELKANMMDKENALQSLAEENETLKSEAGRKEADVQQRYEAAVAELELAKAAEQDVRMRLGYVTEEADKSSRRAARASEQLDAAQAASAEADAELRRLRVQSDQWRKAAEAAAAALAGGGGNNGGRMVERTGSLDTEYNGSIGGKLMGSPFSDDESPKRRNSGVLRRMSGLWKKGPK
- the LOC123188774 gene encoding interactor of constitutive active ROPs 2, chloroplastic isoform X2 yields the protein MQNSKTRNGSSDAPQRTSPATPRSSRVAKTGGNETDSAGITPTRTPTERSPKVIERRSPRSPVTEKKRPSRLTELESKVNQLQDELKKTKEQLSASEARRRQAQQEADEAKKQGQDASSKLEESQCQLVELSAAEESRLQELRKIQQERDRTWQAELEALQKQQSVDAAALSSALSEIQRLKLQLEATVQSDTARAKQCEHADSELEGLKQEMELRLATIEALKVNVSESDKAAADANAMATEAKLQLETAKATIDTLLAEGVRLQECLRSKDIELSESKARVASLEEDLKKAQAAGNEILNEAQAGNANGGFGSPLTEVLKKSVHPTSDVNGSCGSPDPEIEHLRMALEVAEMRYQEEQTRMTFETKTVYEMLENVKSECTRQVCDIELKLKSKNDELMSAQAALTAKAQEDLHRSDGLSEMQPELEAKLMKSSTDIAELKANMMDKENALQSLAEENETLKSEAGRKEADVQQRYEAAVAELELAKAAEQDVRMRLGYVTEEADKSSRRAARASEQLDAAQAASAEADAELRRLRVQSDQWRKAAEAAAAALAGGGGNNGGRMVERTGSLDTEYNGSIGGKLMGSPFSDDESPKRRNSGVLRRMSGLWKKGPK